In the Candidatus Glassbacteria bacterium genome, one interval contains:
- a CDS encoding YceI family protein, with protein MSVIVIFAFIAPVIANSSSWNIDAEHSNIHFKAKRFLISHVSGSFSEISGVMIGNNVEITINLEFTKEAP; from the coding sequence TTGTCTGTCATCGTTATTTTTGCTTTTATCGCTCCTGTGATTGCCAACTCTTCTTCATGGAACATCGACGCTGAGCATTCAAACATACACTTTAAAGCAAAGCGCTTCCTGATTTCACACGTCAGTGGAAGTTTCAGCGAGATTAGCGGGGTGATGATCGGCAATAACGTAGAGATTACCATCAACTTAGAATTCACCAAAGAAGCCCCCTGA
- a CDS encoding cytochrome C, which produces MRASGFSTWAPDLRLTRDSPCWPQAGEVSVVAQVAARTCFFTWERSSSFETSREIRYPLAPGGLEMEERMMRRIAVMYGIMSFTLLPVFLAFSSGHCAEAGNNLYVGSQICEACHEQHYTGWKTTLHSRMEQEVVKSGPEKNVLGDFSSRDDDLTFTINDVDMLIGSRFKQRYAKKIGDDYYILPAQWNVETKEWVKYFPKNDWWAAEDIYPRQWNKRPSSKLCEGCHTTGFDVLKKIPAEPNIACEACHGPGGLHLDDEKGGNIINPLKLSHERGNMICFQCHMSGRPPKGDFEEYAWPVGYKPGEDLKQYWNYGRPTGENSYELWADGNAHKNRVQGNTFIQSKMYHYGINCFTCHDSHGSRYTSFTVKSSGTNSLCLSCHGENSPQAVYKISLSEHTHHQEQGPGSKCIECHMPETGKNAVKWDSRDHSFNFLSPRSTLANGTPNGCNNCHQDKSPEWAFKEITNWKFE; this is translated from the coding sequence ATGAGAGCGAGTGGGTTTTCAACCTGGGCGCCAGATTTGAGACTCACCAGGGATTCACCTTGCTGGCCTCAGGCGGGAGAAGTCTCGGTGGTGGCGCAAGTGGCGGCTCGGACTTGCTTCTTTACCTGGGAGCGCAGTTCATCTTTTGAGACATCACGCGAGATACGATACCCTTTAGCCCCGGGGGGGCTGGAGATGGAGGAACGGATGATGAGACGGATAGCTGTAATGTACGGGATAATGAGTTTCACTCTGTTGCCTGTTTTTCTGGCCTTTTCTTCCGGCCACTGTGCAGAGGCAGGCAATAATTTATATGTAGGCTCGCAGATTTGTGAAGCCTGCCATGAGCAGCATTATACGGGCTGGAAAACGACTCTGCACTCCAGGATGGAACAGGAGGTGGTAAAAAGCGGCCCGGAGAAAAACGTCCTGGGAGATTTTTCCAGCCGGGATGACGATCTCACCTTTACCATAAATGATGTAGATATGCTGATAGGGAGTAGATTCAAGCAGAGGTATGCCAAAAAGATAGGTGACGATTATTATATTCTGCCTGCTCAGTGGAATGTTGAAACAAAGGAATGGGTTAAATATTTCCCTAAAAATGACTGGTGGGCTGCAGAAGACATCTATCCCAGGCAATGGAATAAACGCCCGAGTTCGAAATTGTGTGAAGGGTGCCACACCACCGGTTTCGATGTGTTAAAAAAAATTCCCGCTGAACCGAATATCGCCTGCGAGGCGTGCCATGGCCCCGGCGGTCTTCATCTCGACGACGAAAAAGGGGGAAATATCATCAATCCGCTAAAGCTCAGCCATGAGCGGGGCAATATGATTTGTTTTCAATGCCATATGAGCGGAAGGCCGCCCAAAGGAGATTTCGAGGAATATGCCTGGCCGGTGGGTTATAAACCAGGGGAAGATTTGAAGCAATATTGGAATTACGGCAGGCCGACCGGAGAAAATTCATATGAACTGTGGGCCGATGGCAATGCGCATAAAAACCGCGTTCAAGGCAACACTTTTATCCAAAGCAAAATGTACCATTACGGGATTAATTGTTTTACCTGCCACGATTCTCACGGCAGCCGCTATACATCTTTTACCGTAAAATCTTCCGGCACCAACTCATTATGTCTCTCCTGCCACGGAGAAAACTCACCCCAGGCGGTCTATAAAATTTCTCTCTCCGAGCATACTCACCATCAGGAGCAGGGCCCGGGTAGTAAATGCATAGAGTGTCACATGCCGGAGACCGGTAAAAATGCGGTGAAATGGGATTCCCGTGACCACAGCTTCAATTTTCTGTCGCCGCGATCGACACTGGCCAACGGAACCCCCAATGGGTGCAATAACTGTCACCAGGACAAATCCCCGGAATGGGCTTTTAAAGAGATCACCAACTGGAAATTCGAGTAA
- a CDS encoding IS3 family transposase, whose protein sequence is MAESFFKTIETELIRQNTFFTRDQAKKEIFEYIESC, encoded by the coding sequence GTGGCTGAGTCGTTTTTCAAAACCATCGAGACCGAACTAATCCGTCAGAACACATTTTTCACCAGAGATCAGGCGAAGAAGGAAATATTTGAATATATCGAGTCCTGTTAG